A window of the Ostrea edulis chromosome 1, xbOstEdul1.1, whole genome shotgun sequence genome harbors these coding sequences:
- the LOC125683485 gene encoding uncharacterized protein LOC125683485, with product MPAFLPKGHKQHTVDEANSARLVTKIRWIVESVNGRLKQWRYLKNVVPNTQIPYIGEYVCLIAALCNKYRRPLNQGNQDSDQILGAKMKYLASQRNPRESGI from the exons ATGCCAGCCTTCCTCCCTAAAGGGcataaacaacacacagtggatGAG GCTAATTCAGCTCGATTGGTCACCAAAATCCGGTGGATAGTTGAATCTGTCAATGGTCGGTTAAAGCAGTGGAGGTACCTAAAGAACGTTGTGCCAAATACACAGATCCCCTACATTGGAGAGTATGTTTGCCTgattgctgcactctgtaataaGTACCGACGACCTCTTAACCAGGGAAATCAAGACAGTGACCAGATTTTGGGTGCCAAAATGAAG TATCTAGCATCACAGAGAAACCCAAGAGAGAGTGGAATCTGA